The Spiroplasma corruscae DNA window AATTTTTGTATCCTTAAAATAATTTACTAGTTTATTCATATAAATATCTTCAATTAATTTATAATCGTTTATTATTTTTGTTTTAATATCATAAACTATTTTAAATTTTTCAGTTGGTTGCATAAGTTTCCTCTTATATTAATGTGTATTTATAAAAATTATATATCTTTAAATAACTTTTGGTATCTTTACTTTAATAATTAATTTTAAATTAAAAAAACTTTACGAATAAAGTTTTTTAATTATATTATTATTTTTCAATACCAGTTACAGTACCAGCACCAATTGTTCTTCCACCTTCTCTAATTGAGAATTTTGTTCCTTGTTCAACAGCAATTGGTTTAATTAACTCAATTGTTAGTTCAACGTTATCACCAGGCATAACCATGTCTGTTCCTTGTGGTAAGTGAACTTCTCCAGTAACGTCTGTTGTACGGAAATAGAATTGTGGTCTATATTTATTAAAGAATGGTTTGTGACGTCCACCTTCTTCTTGTGTCAATGCATATACTGATGCTAATAATCTTGTGTGTGGATTAATAGTTCCTGGTTTTGCAAGAACTTGTCCACGTTCAATATTACTTCTATCAACACCTCTTAAAAGAGCTCCAACGTTATCTCCAGCTTCAGCATAGTCAAGTAATTTTCTAAACATTTCTAGTCCAGTAACAACTACTTTTTTTCTTTCTTCAACTAAACCAACAATTTCAACTTCATCGTTAGTTTTGATAACTCCTCTTTCAACTCTACCAGTTGCAACAGTTCCACGTCCTGTAATTGTGAATACGTCTTCAACAGGCATTAAGAAAGTTTTTTCTTTATCACGAGTTGGTGTTGGGATGTATTCATCAACTGAGTTCATTAGTTCTTCAACTTTTTCAACTCATTTTGCATCACCATTTAAAGCTCCTAAGGCAGAACCATAAATAACTGGTGCTCCATCTCCATCAAAATCATATTGACTTAATAACTCTCTAACTTCCATTTCAACAAGTTCGATCAATTCTTGATCATCAACCATGTCACATTTATTTAAAAACACAACGATTGCTGGTACTCCAACTTGTCTTGATAGTAAGATATGTTCTCTTGTTTGAGGCATTGGTCCATCAGTTGCAGCAACAACTAAGATAGCTCCATCCATTTGTGCAGCTCCTGTAATCATGTTTTTAACATAATCGGCATGACCTGGACAGTCCACGTGAGCGTAGTGTCTTTTATCTGTTTTATATTCAACGTGTGATGTATTAATTGTAATACCACGTTCTCTTTCTTCTGGTGCGTTGTCTATATTTGCATAGTCTTTAAACTCAGCTCCACCTTTTGCTGCTAATACTTTAGTAATTGCAGCAGTTAAAGTAGTTTTACCGTGGTCAACGTGACCTATTGTCCCAATATTAACGTGAGGTAAACTACGGTCGAATGCTTCTTTTGCCATAATCTTAATTCCTTTCAAAAAATTTTATAAAATGTCATAAATTATTTTAATTGATTTTATATAAATTACAATAGTTTTTATTTTAAGTTAATTTTTATTTTTGAGATTTTTTAACAATCTCTTCTGCAATACTTTTTGGTGCTTCATTATAATGACTAAATATCATTGTATAGTTTCCACGCCCTTGAGTAAATGATCTTAGTTCAGTTGCATAACCAAACATTTCTGATAAAGGCACTTTTGCTTTAACAGTTTGAGCATTTCCTCTTTGTTCTGATCCTTCAATAAGACCACGTTTTGATGATATGTTACCCATAACATCCCCATAATATTCATCTGGAACAGTTACTTCAACTGACATTATTGGTTCTAATAATACAGGATTTACTTTTTTTGCTGCTTCTTTTAAAGCTAGTGATGCAGCAATTTTATAAGCCATTTCACTTGAGTCAACGTCATGGTATGAACCATCAACGATTGTTGCTTTGACATCTATCATTGGGAAACCTGCAATAACACCATTTTGTAATGCATTTTCTAACCCTACTCTTGCAGCGTTGATATATTCTTTTGATATTTTACCACCAACAATTTTGTCAACTCATTCAAACCCTTTATCATGATTAGGTTCAAATTCAATAACAACGTGACCATACTGTCCACGACCACCTGATTGTTTAACATATTTACCTTCTACTTTTGCTGATTGTTTAATAGTTTCTCTATAAGAAACTTGTGGTGCACCAACATTAGTTTCGACTTTGAACTCTCTTTTAAGTCTATCAACGATAATGTCTAGGTGTAATTCACCCATTCCAGCAATAATAGTTTGACCTGTTTCTTCATCAGTGAATGTTCTAAAAGTAGGATCTTCTTCTGATAATTTATTTAAAGAAATTCCTAATTTTTCTTGATCAGCTTTTGTTTTTGGTTCAAGAGCTAAGTGAATAACCGGTTCTGGGAATACCATTGATTCTAATATAATTGGATTTTTTTCATCAGATAATGTATCACCAGTTGTTGTATCTTTTAATCCAACAGCAGCCGCAATATCTCCGGCATATACTTCTTCAATTTCTTCTCTATTATTTGCGTGCATTCTTAATAATCGACCAACACGTTCTTTTTTGTCTTTTGTTGCATTAAGAACATAACTTCCTTTATTCAATATACCTGAGTAAACTCTAAAGAAAGTAAGTTTACCAACAAATGGATCTGTCATTATTTTAAATGCTAACGCAGAGAAAGGTTCTTCATCAGTTGAATGTCTTTCTGATTCACTACCATCTTGTAGAATACCTTTAATTGAAGGTACATCTAAAGGTGATGGTAGGTAATCTACAACGGCATCTAGTAATAACTTTACACCTTTGTTTTTAAATGCAGACCCGGCTAATACTGGGAAGAATTCAGCTGATATAACCCCTTTACGAATTGCACCTTTTAATTCAGGGATAGTAATTTCTCCCCCATCAAGGAATTTCATCATTAATTCTTCATCATATTCAACTGCTGCTTCAATTAATTGTGCTCTTAGCTCTTCTGCTTGTTCTTTTAAATCGCTTGGTATTTCAATAGGTTTAGCTATTTCTTCGGCTGCACCATCAAAATGTCAAGCCTTCATTTCAACCAAATCAATAATTCCGTCAAACTGATCTTCAGCACCTATTGGTAATTGAATTGGTGATGCTTTCGCACCCAGTCTATCACCAATAGTTTTAACAGAGTACATAAAGTCTGCACCTGTTTTATCCATTTTGTTTACAAATACTACTCTTGGAACTCTATATGTAGTTGCTTGACGTCAAACTGTTTCAGTTTGTGGTTCAACTCCACTTTGCCCATCAAGAACAGCAACTGCTCCATCTAGTACTCTTAAGGATCTTTCAACTTCAACTGTGAAGTCAACGTGACCTGGAGTATCAATAATATTGAATCTATGGTCGGCTCAAAATGCAGTTGTTGCAGCAGAAGTAATTGTAATACCACGTTCTTGTTCTTGTGCCATTCAGTCCATTTGTGATTCTCCTTCATGAGTTTCACCTATTTTATGAATTTTACCAGTGTGGAATAAAATACGTTCTGTTGTTGTAGTTTTACCTGCATCAATGTGAGCCATAATACCAAAGTTTCTTGTTTTATCTAAACTATAATCTCTTGGCATAATTGCACCCCCTTAAAATTATCAACGATAGTGTGCAAAAGCCTTATTTGCCTCTGCCATTTTGTGAGTATCTTCACGTTTTTTAACTGAACCACCAACACCGTTTGATGCATCAATTATTTCGTTTGCTAATCTTTCAATCATTTCTTTTTCATTTCTTAATCTTGAGTAATTAATTAGCCATCTTAATGCAAGAGTAACTTTTCTCTCATTTGAAACTTCGATTGGAACTTGATAGTTAGCCCCACCAATACGTCTAACTTTTAATTCTAAGTGAGGTTTAATATTTTCTATTGCTTTATTAAAAACTTCTATAGGACTTACCTGAGTTTTTTCTTTTATTATATCGAATGCTTTATATAAGATATGTTGAGCTGTTCCTCTTTTTCCATCTAACATAATTTTATTAACTGCTTTAGTTACTAATTTAGAATTATAAATTGGATCAGGTAGTACATCTCTTTTTTCCGCTTGATGTTTACGCATTGTTTTTCTCCTTTCTAATTATTATTTTTTTTCTTTAGGTCTTTTAGCACCATATAAAGAACGACTTTGCATTCTTTTATTAACACCAGTTGTATCTAATGTTCCCCTAATTATATGGTAACGAACTCCGGGTAAATCCTTAACCCTACCACCACGTATCAATACAACACTATGTTCTTGTAAGTTATGTCCTTCTCCTGGTATATAAGCAGTAACTTCCATACCGTTTGTAAGTCTAACCCTTGCGTATTTTCTTAACGCAGAGTTAGGTTTTTTAGGAGTCATTGTAGCAACCCTTGTACAAACTCCTCTTTTTTGAGGAGAAGATACTTTAGTTACTTTTTTTAATAAAGTATTAACTCCTCTATTTAATGCAGGCGCTTTAGTTTTTCAAGTTTTTGCTTTTCTTGGTTTTCGAACTAATTGGTTTATTGTAGCCATAAATTTTCCTCCTTTCCACAATACCGAGTGTTTTGTTCTTACACAAAGGTAATTATATACTTAATTTTAATAAATATCATACTTTTTTTAAAATTCTCCAATAATATTTAGTAATAAATTAATTTTAAATATATGGAAAAAATATTAGCAGTACTTGGCCTACGAAAATTATTACATCATCATCAAGTTTAGTTATAGTATGTGGTAAAACTGATGATACTAATTTAAATATAAAATTTTACTTCAAATTATAAAACAGCTGAGTCAGCAAAAGGTGCTTATGATACATTTAAGTGGGATAATACTCCTAAGGATAGTCCAAAATTAATAGTAAATTTTAAATTACCTGGAGGCGTTAGTGGAAATTAATTTTAATAAAGACCAGTATACAAAAAAATCACTAGCAACGGTAACCAAGAAATCCTTAAAGAACTTAGAAAAGTAAAGGGGAAATTTGAAAATAAGACTGACTTAAAAGATGTAGGAGAAAATATGCAAGAAGCATTTAACAATTATTATGTTACAAATCAATTTATGGTTGATATGAAAGAAAAGTTTATTGATGCTGCTTCTAATAGTAATGGAGTTATTGAAATATCAAGTGCGTATAAAGAAAAAAAACACTGAGTATAACAATCTATCATCATATATCCAAGATTGAATGATTAAGGCAGTAGATACTTCAATTCCTGAGAATACATATATTTCAGAAATGATTTACATACTAAAATAGGTTGGAAGATTCATATTTTTCTAACAATTAATAAGAATAACAACGGTTATAGTGATGATGATACAGATAAATCAAATTAAATTGGTCTAACGTAAAAAAATAAGTGCTAATGTAACACAAGAAGAAGTTGATGCTGAAATTAAGAAATTAGTAGAATGGATAAAGTTAAGGATACAATAGCATTAGGGGTTTACAAACTTAAGTTATTTGTCCAACAACTAGTTTTAACTAATGGGAAAGATTGGTTATTAGATGTAGTTACAGGATTATTAACAGGATTTTCAAAGTTTGCTTTAGATAAGATTCCTGTGCTTAATACATTATTTAAAGTGCCGGGTTCACAATGAATAACTAATAAGTTAGTTATAATACCTTTAAGTGCAAAATTAGCAACTTATTGTTAATTTAATAATTGAATTAGCAGATAGCAATAAAATTAGTAGTGAACTTTTAAATCGTATAAATCTTCGATTATTATCAAAGTATAAGATTAGCTATAATAATAAAAACGCTAACATATGTCAGCGTTTTTTTATTAGTCTTTATTACATTTTTCATTTAACATTGTATTTGTTGTTTTAAGTTTTTAGTAGATTAGATATTATATTACACTTATTCTAAAAAATACAATCATTTTATATGTAGATGTTACGTAAGGTATTTATAAAAGGACTTATTCATTTAGTAAAACTTAGTTAAATAAATTTATATTTGGTAACATATTAATAAATGTTGTTTCGTTCATTAATCCTTCATTTAAAGGGTAAGTTAGTACAAGTTCAAGAATTAACACTAGTAGATAATATGTCTCGATATAATCTAAAAATAGGGTTACTCTACTATTATTAAATTCATCTTCTTTAATACTAGTTATTTTGTTATTCAATTTCTTATAGTTATCTATAAAAGAGAATATATTATCTATAAGCATAGAGAATGCCAGCATAGAGTCTTGTTCAATAACAGTATTAAGTCATAAGTTAAAATTCTTAAATACCTCTTGTGAATCCTTCTCCATCATTAATTCATTATATTTAAATGTAAGATCACTAAACTTTACACCAATAGCTTGAACAGCAGTTGAAATCATAACATCAACACCTTTTTTGGTTTTAATAGTATTTTTCTCAAGACCCTCTTTTTTTAAATTTGTATTTATTGATAAAATTACTACCATTGCATTCTTAATTATAGATAATATGTAATTAATAATAATTATTTCATTTTCGTTATTAATAGGTTTTCATTCTTTTATTGAACTATTTACGCATTCTCCAAATCTTTCCACTTCTTTTATAGAGTTAATAGCAGGAAAATCTTCAAAAAAATCTAACACTACTTTTGGTACTTCAAAACTATTACGAATATTTTCTTTTAAGTTTTTGTAAAACACATCCACTCGATTTATAATAATTTTTTCATGATTTAATGGCTTTATATTATTTTTCATGGTGTATTCTCATTTCTATGTATATATTATATTTAAATATTAATTGTTTGTTTAAATAATTAAAATAAAAAGTTTAACTCATTATTTATATTAATTTATTAGGGTATAAAGCTATTATTAAAAAATTAATTTTACTATTTATAATATAATATTTTAAAGAGGTGTTAATTTTGTGAGGAGAAAGTAATACAAGATATTTTATTGATTGAGCTGATGCTTGCCAAAGTGAATCAATTAGAAAAAGATCTATTAATTCAACAGGTGGATACAATTATAAAGAAAACCTTAGTTCAGATGTATCCAGAAAAGCTATGGTTGATATACTAAGTCTAATAAAAAATAATAGAACTTTAAGTGTGCAGCATTTTTTTAATATTGCACCTCCAACTTATGTGTCAAATCCAACAACAAAGTATTTACTGCTACAATTATATTTTGAAGATTGCATAAAGTTAAAAGGAGAGGTTGATAATTCAACATATAAAGAAAAAAACTATACAATGTTATTTTCAAAGGAATTAAGTTCAAAACAACCACAAACAAATATAAATAATTCTGTTAAACGTGGGCATTCAAATATAGAAAGTATGATTGATAATAATTGAGCTGCAACAGGTAGAAAACTTGACTTCGAAAAAAAACAAAAAGAGAGTAAACGAGAATTTAACATAAATTTAAAAAACCCAAACACAGTTACTACTAATAAACCTGCAGTAAAACCTATAATTCAAACCCAAAAAG harbors:
- the tuf gene encoding elongation factor Tu; protein product: MAKEAFDRSLPHVNIGTIGHVDHGKTTLTAAITKVLAAKGGAEFKDYANIDNAPEERERGITINTSHVEYKTDKRHYAHVDCPGHADYVKNMITGAAQMDGAILVVAATDGPMPQTREHILLSRQVGVPAIVVFLNKCDMVDDQELIELVEMEVRELLSQYDFDGDGAPVIYGSALGALNGDAKWVEKVEELMNSVDEYIPTPTRDKEKTFLMPVEDVFTITGRGTVATGRVERGVIKTNDEVEIVGLVEERKKVVVTGLEMFRKLLDYAEAGDNVGALLRGVDRSNIERGQVLAKPGTINPHTRLLASVYALTQEEGGRHKPFFNKYRPQFYFRTTDVTGEVHLPQGTDMVMPGDNVELTIELIKPIAVEQGTKFSIREGGRTIGAGTVTGIEK
- the fusA gene encoding elongation factor G — its product is MPRDYSLDKTRNFGIMAHIDAGKTTTTERILFHTGKIHKIGETHEGESQMDWMAQEQERGITITSAATTAFWADHRFNIIDTPGHVDFTVEVERSLRVLDGAVAVLDGQSGVEPQTETVWRQATTYRVPRVVFVNKMDKTGADFMYSVKTIGDRLGAKASPIQLPIGAEDQFDGIIDLVEMKAWHFDGAAEEIAKPIEIPSDLKEQAEELRAQLIEAAVEYDEELMMKFLDGGEITIPELKGAIRKGVISAEFFPVLAGSAFKNKGVKLLLDAVVDYLPSPLDVPSIKGILQDGSESERHSTDEEPFSALAFKIMTDPFVGKLTFFRVYSGILNKGSYVLNATKDKKERVGRLLRMHANNREEIEEVYAGDIAAAVGLKDTTTGDTLSDEKNPIILESMVFPEPVIHLALEPKTKADQEKLGISLNKLSEEDPTFRTFTDEETGQTIIAGMGELHLDIIVDRLKREFKVETNVGAPQVSYRETIKQSAKVEGKYVKQSGGRGQYGHVVIEFEPNHDKGFEWVDKIVGGKISKEYINAARVGLENALQNGVIAGFPMIDVKATIVDGSYHDVDSSEMAYKIAASLALKEAAKKVNPVLLEPIMSVEVTVPDEYYGDVMGNISSKRGLIEGSEQRGNAQTVKAKVPLSEMFGYATELRSFTQGRGNYTMIFSHYNEAPKSIAEEIVKKSQK
- the rpsG gene encoding 30S ribosomal protein S7; this encodes MRKHQAEKRDVLPDPIYNSKLVTKAVNKIMLDGKRGTAQHILYKAFDIIKEKTQVSPIEVFNKAIENIKPHLELKVRRIGGANYQVPIEVSNERKVTLALRWLINYSRLRNEKEMIERLANEIIDASNGVGGSVKKREDTHKMAEANKAFAHYRW
- the rpsL gene encoding 30S ribosomal protein S12; its protein translation is MATINQLVRKPRKAKTWKTKAPALNRGVNTLLKKVTKVSSPQKRGVCTRVATMTPKKPNSALRKYARVRLTNGMEVTAYIPGEGHNLQEHSVVLIRGGRVKDLPGVRYHIIRGTLDTTGVNKRMQSRSLYGAKRPKEKK